Genomic window (Podarcis muralis chromosome 9, rPodMur119.hap1.1, whole genome shotgun sequence):
AATGAGGAAAAGGAGAGAAGCCCTGCTGAATTCAAGAGCAGGAGCTGGGCTCTGAACTGTAGAAACAATTTAACAccagtattattgttgttgtttagtcgtgtctgactcttcgtgacccatgaaccagagcacgccgggcactcctatcttccactgcctcccgcagtttggtcaaactcatgctggtagcttcgagaacactgtccaaccatctcgtcctctgtcgtccccttctccttgtgccctccatctttcccaacatcagggtcttttccagggagtcttctcttctcatgagttggccaaagtattggagcctcagcttcacgatctgtccttccagtgagcactcagagctgatttccttaagaatggataggtttgatcttcttgcagtccatgggactctcaagagtctcctccagcaccataattcaaaagcatcaattctttggcgatcagccttctttatggtccagctctcatttccatacatcactactgggaaaaccatagctttaactatacggacctttgttggcaaggtgatgtctctgctttttaagatgctgtttaggtttgtcattgcttttctcccaagaagcaggcgtcttttaattttgtgactgctgtcaccatctgcagtgatcatgcttATGTTCTGATTTTGCTTCCTTATTCAACCACTTTTATTTCTCTCCATGTCCACTGAAGGATAAAGTGGAGAAAAGGAGTAGGGGCCAGTGTAATCATTTAAACGTTAGCAGATGAATTAATTGGAATACttttgattgatttatttttattccacaGAACCACTGAAAAGGTGCTATGAATGGTGAATCTAGAGCAGAGGTGGTAACCTCACCACCTCCAGCAGCCCCTCATAAAGAGAGGTATTTTGATAGAGTGGATGAAAATAACCCAGAGTACTTGCGAGAGAGGAACATGGCTCCTGACCTTCGCCAGGATTTCAATATGATGGAACAGAAGAAGAGAGTCTCCATGATCCTTCAAAGCCCAGTAAGGATAAATACTTAGGCATGACTTTAGAAGAGAGCtaacaaaaaaatcagttttttaaacatttcctcAAAAAGGCAGCATTAAGTTGTGTGGTAGAATTCAAAGTGTCTTAAGGCACATTATGTATGTTTGTGGCACACAGGAGCTcctcatttatttttttgcagtggcAGGTACTTTTGTTGTCCTGGAGTCCTCCAAATCCCAAGTTTCAATCAAGTTCAGGCTGATTTATTACAGTTGACGATTAAATATTCTTGGGAAAGGCTTCCTGTTGGTGAAAGCATCATAACAGccttttgcattttgcattttacagttctattgtattttttaattatcCTGTGTATTGCCCAGGCAACTAAGAAATCTAGTGAATGACATAAATAAATCCCAGCTATGGTCTCATTCCAGCAAGCATCCATGTTTTCTGAGTATATTGCCGctgaaaccgggggggggggggggagtgaaaccATTTAGCTCTGGTGTCATTAGGTATCAGGAATTTCAGCAATTCTAGGCTGCTTTATACAAAATTATTTTCTTGTACAATATAATTTCCATGTAGAAAATGACAGGTTACACAGTACCCTGTGACAAAAGCATCTGGTGATACAGAAGAAAGCCCCAAGTTCTTGTAGCACAAAGATATAGCCAAATCGAAATGTAAACTTTACTTCTTAATGCTGTATCTGTGCCGTTTGTTGCACACAAGTTTGATCTCTGTAGTAAAATTGCTCTGTGTGAAGCAGTCCTCAGTTGTGTTGAGCTGCCAACTTGCAGTAAGAGTAATTCTCAGTTGAATAAGTTGGTTAAAGCTTCTCGatgaaatgtattatttatttttgaaatatttctgccATCCTTCAATATAAATATTCTCAGGGCTGCTTAAgcaataataatacaatacaacaaGAAACTAACAAAATTTCAAAATTTGGATGAAAACtggcaacaacaataaaaagaatCATAGTTAACTGTTGAAAAACTTCAGAGAATAAAAAGTCTTTGCTTAGCACCTTAAAATACAGTGAAATAAACAcaaggtgagcctctctggaggAACAATTCCCTAAACAAAGTGAGCCCTCTTCCAGACACCTCACTTCTCACCAAGAGAGCACCCGATCCCAGGATGCAGTCAAGCTGCTATGAAGCTACTGGGTTTAAATAACAGTAGTATATGGGGCACAATGTTGATAAGAACTTGTGTGTCTGTCTCTTCTGCCTCAAGTCCCTTATTCAGACAgtgcaccaaaaaaagcagcaGGCGGCTCAATAATTATTCCTAGAGAGATGCTTCTGGCTGTGAGAAGCATTAATGACAAGAGATGTGGAAGGGAGGAATTAAGAGAATCCAATTTGCTTGAGGCTCTCCAGTATTTCCGTGTCTAACATGGTATTCTGTTGTTAGGCATTTTGTGAAGAATTGGAATCGATGATCCAGGAACAATTTAAGAAAGGAAAGAACCCAACAGGTCTACTGGCTTTGCAGCAGATTGCAGATTTCATGACGACAAACGTTCCAAATGTCTACCCGGCAGCACCTCACGGTGGAATGGCTGCCCTTAACATGAGTGAGttccagcagatattttgggAGTGGATAGGGATCGCAGCTGGTGAATTCAAAGCTAAGAGTGGACTAATCCAAACATGAATGTAAACAGAGCAGTTTTGAAACAACTCTTTTAGTGAGAACTGGCTCTAATTTTGTTTCAAGAATTTATTGTATTAAGATTAGGAAATTAGGAGATGTTGTAATAAGTGCTGGAATGGTTTTGTTATGCTTCAGTGAAAGAGAATAGATGTAGATTTCAGTTTTAAAAGAGAGGTTCCTCATTAAACGGGTGTGGTGCCTTGCATCAGCTGAAAGGATTCAGATGTCATATTGTGAATTGACTTGACTATGGTGTTAGCCTCCTGTTGGAATGAGAGTATGGCCACACCATTTAGACATTGTTATTAAGAGATGTAAACCATATTGGGCATGTCTTTCCTTTTCCCCAGGTCTTGGCATGGTGACCCCTGTGAATGATCTCAGGGGTTCAGATTCAATTGCTTATGACAAGGGCGAGAAACTGTTGAGATGCAAGTTGGCAGCCTTTTACAGACTAGCTGACCTCTTTGGGTGGTCACAGCTTATTTACAATCACATAACAGTGAGTATTaaatcatctatatctatatttctcctttttatttgttgtttaggGTAGAATAGGAATAACCAACTTTGGAGGAGTCCAGTCGTTTGAAACAACTTAATTTATTTCATACAACGCTTGATTTTAAAatacctcaaagcggtttacaaaacttTATCTGGCCTCTAGTCGCCCTTATCAATTTTGGATCTGGGTGTAATAGAAAATTGTCTTCATTTCATTTGCGGGAGATAGGGAAATAGGTTTCTGCATGCAGTTCATATAACTTCGTGTGTTGCTGTATATTTATGTTCTGGAAGGCAAAAGATCATTGCTTCTTGAGGGGAGGGGATCtttcagagacctttttttgcagtttaaaaaacttgttttaattttgacctTTATTAACTATTTTATTGTATGTTGTATATTTTTTGTAATCTGTTTAGAAGTTTTATTTACAATTAGGGGATATATAAATTATGTTAAAGAAAATTACTTAGTTGGTGAATGTTCTAGCTCCTGGTTATAAATACTAAGTACTGTACCAGTGATGATTTTACTGCTAGTTGACTCCAATTTTATTAAAAACCATGGGTGACCGTGAAGGGATTGAATTGCTTTAGGTCCTGGAGTTGTGCCCGTAGAATAACCCTAACACCACTTCCCAAAATTAAGAAGTTGTCTGTTCATGGTTAAGAGAACAGATGAAACGGTAAAGATGCTAATACTGAAATTCACACCGCAGTTTGGAAATATTGGTTGCCTGCTGATATGTCCCAACTAATTCAATAAAAAGGAGATTTGAAAAGTCTTCATACTAaaataagattttggaaaagtTTACCCTTGTTTCCTTAGataaaaatgaaatttaataaacagtAACAGTATTTATCTTACTATAAGCATTTTTTTATGCTCCATTGACAAAGTAGTGGGACATCTACTGTATCTCTTTTAAAATCTAGTATAACTGTTGGAACTTCACATCTCAAGTGAAACCATTTGGCCTCTGTGCTCCAGATGTCTATACTGTGAGTAATTTATTGGCACCCATGTCATTAATGCTTGAGAAGAATGAATAGCATCACAATGACCTTACTCATGTGCCAAATAAGCATTAAGCTACAGCTGTAGTAAGAATTGAAGCCACTCTTGTATTTTATTATAAAGCTTAATTGTGAAGAGGTTTCCAGACTTCTGATTTTCTCTCGTGGTTTTTCTTAACAGTTGAAGCCCTCCGAACAGTGATGGAGGAGGTGAAAATTGGTGAAAATAGCTTATTCTCCCTGTTCTGTGAGAAGCAAATTTTGCTAGGTTGCCAGCCCTTCCACAAATAGCAGTCCCTACACAAAGACTGCTCTTGATCAAACCATTGTTTTCCCAAATCTGCTGTCTGAATACCAAACATATTAGGATGAGCATGTTTTCAAAAACAGATTTGTcttactcacactttacatttttGTGAGCATACCTGAGATGTGATTTGTGAAGCAATTCATGGGGAAAGTGTTTGGCACTTTTCCTTTCTTGGGCCTGTCTCCTGGAGCCAGcaacagagagagatggagagaggcaGTGTCCCAACTAGAAAGAAACGAGGCTTTGAGAGGGGGCTGCAGTTCAGTTTTGTCTTTCCCACCATTGACTTCTCCTGGTTGGCCAGACAGAGCATAAGCCTGCAGTCCTTTACCATATGCTTGATGCTGTTTGTTGTTGGCTCATCCTCTGGGCCAAGTGAGTGACAGACCCACACCCTGCCCTGATCTCAACTAAGTGTAAAATGTAAGAGAGGGGTGTAACACTTCAGAGGTGAAAGCCTCAAGGGTTACCTCACAGGAGATAACTTTAGAGGATCTGTCACATTCTCCAGTGTCTTTCCTCCCAGGCTATTTCATACTTATATGAAATCACTCCTGTCCATTGCCTGGAGGTGAGAGTCTCCCACCCTGAACACTTAGTTTCCAGGGGTATTCCAGGGAATAGATGTTTTTTTCAGGGGTATTGCAGGGGGTAGATGTGTATGTTAGAAATGTTCATTTAGTTAGAAGTACTCTTCCTCTTTATTTAAGGCTAGCTAAAAGCCATCTGCTTTGATGGGGAAGAATGAGCTGGTCCTCTAATTCCAGTTCATAGCCATATTCATCCCCCACAGGTTCATTAAGTCTATTGCTGCAGGTGAAGGAAGGGAGCTGGGTTGGGCATGTTTTTCGAAACTTGGCCATTACCCCAATTCCTACAAACTGGAATTGGTCTGCTGAAAAGGCTGTGTGAAATCTCTTAACTAGCCACTTGGCATTGAGGTAGAGAAGAAGATGGAAACTGGGTCAGCAGCCTTCATGAATGAAGTTAGAGTTCTCTTGTGTGCAAAGGGTTTTTTCTTCCTGTTCACACCAGTTTTGCTGATTAGATTTGAGACTGCAGGATAAACGTAAATAGTGGCTGCTTTGGGAATGTTCATAGGTTCAAAATTAAGTGACGTGTCTATTCTGGACCCTTCTATAGTCCCTTCACTTCTCATTAGAACTTCATAGGAATTATGAATTGAGTTAAGAGCAGTTCTTGTGGATCTCACTGTCCTTCATTCTCAGAGCTGGTAATTGTCATCGTGCTATAGGCATTATGGCCCAGAGATGACAACTTCTATTAGCCAGACCAGTGTGACCaatggttagagatgatgggaactgtaatctaacatctggagggcaccaggttgggaaagtctAGTCTAAACTCTCACTAATGTTGGTAGTCTGAGTGTGAAAGCATTGACGTTCCAACATGTATCGTGGAAACAAAGTATCTGTATTCTTACATGTACTTATGTTCCAAGTTCTCAAGTCCAGGAGGTGGGAAGACAGTCTGTTctagatggggttacactcccctggaagaagcaggtttgttgcttGGGGATACTCCTGGATCCAACATGGTCACTTGAGGCCCtggtggcctcagtggctaggagtggCTATTTCCAGGTACAGCTGGTTCACCAGCTACTGCCCTTTTTGGACAGAGGTGTCTTGGTCATAGTACTCTGTGCTACATCCAGATTGGATTATTACAATGCACTCTACATAGGGCAGCCCTTGAACGCTATTCTGAAGCCTCACTTGGTCCAAAGTGCAGCAACCAGATTACTGGCCGAAGTCGCTTGTAGAACTCTTACAACTTCTGTTCTAAAACAGTTGCATTCAGTGCTAGTTCTTTTCTGGGACTAATTTCAGGTGCTCCCACTCgtgtttaaaaccctaaatgactAAAGCTCCATATATCTGGAAGACAACCTCCTTACTTGCAGACACTcccaggtgttaagatcagcaaagGGGGCCCTCTTGTGGTTCTGCCTTTCTCCGAAGTTCACTTGAGGGAGGGGGCCCAGGAGAGATCATTCTCTGTGGCAGACCCTAAGTTATGGAAGGCCCTCTGCACAGTGGTGCATCTGGCTTCTTTATATGATTTTTATTCTGTATAATACTGTATaaatgctgaagacacatctCTTTACCCAAGCTCTTTCACATCTGAGATATGTGTTGTCAGGGCCCAACCTATTCCCCCAactgtaatctgttttaactgttctAATTGTAACAAGCCCCGAGAGCtgttggtgaagggcaggtaatacaCTTttacatactactactactactatgtgtAATAATGACTTTTTCCAGTGCATCTGAATTATATGCATTTTGCAATTTCTAGATTTAGTCTTTTTTGTAAATCAGTTATTTAAAGTGATGTTTTCTTGTTTCTACATACTcagttttcattcttttttctttgtcttttttgtAGGTCAGAGTAAATTCAGAGCAGGAACACTTTCTCATTGTGCCTTTTGGGCTTCTCTATAGTGAAGTTACTGCATCCAGTCTGGTAAGTGAAAGACTCTTTTGTTCAAACAAATCAGAATCCTGAACATCAGATCACAATGCAGCTCCATTTAGATGTGACAGAGCACTATTAAAGGCAATGGAACAAGTTAGTCATTAAGGCCAGTTGCTATCAATATAATTGGGTCACAACTGACCTTGGATTGGGACTGTAGTATTTAATCACTTCATGTCTTATGTGCAAGGGTATTCTGCCCTTTCTACTTTTAAACTTTTACTCTTATAATCGGCCGCCTTGTTTGGGCATCCATTTGGACAAATGGACTGCTTATATTAATATATATGTTTAAATCAAGATTGATgggataatttttattattaatatgagCTGACTTGACAATGTTTCCTTTTTCCTGTATCTGCAAAATaatataatagtagtagtagtagtagtagtagtaataataataataataataataatgttgaatTTGTAACAAGTTCTTCCGTACAGTCAGTTTGCAAGCTATTTCTTTGTGGTATTTATGTAGTCATATCAGTGAGTTGTTTGCCTGTGCAAAGAAGCACCTAAAACTTCTAGCGCTTTAGGAAATAGGAGCTAGCACTTGTCCCTTCCTTTGAGTGGGCAGACCCCGTGTGGTAAGAGCAAGTAAGCACTTTACTACCCTGTAGTCTTCCTTTGACCCCTGCCTGAACAGCATCTCACCACCTGTGTTTTTGGGAGCTAAAATTAGTTAAGTAGAGAGTTAGGATCACCTCCTTGTAAAGTATACTCATTCCTTTTTCTTGTTTGCTGAACACTTGAGATCCAGATGCTGCATCCTTTCCTACGTAGCTCAGGGtccgtccccacccccatcacagGAATGGGGAAGTGTGAGAACCTGGTTTCTAAAGTTCTGGAAGTTTTCAAGATGTTCGTTTGCACAGACCAGAACCTGTATATTAGACAGCAAATAAGATCACGCAAAGAGTGCTGGTTTTACTGGTAAATTATTtgtgctgcattcacacagcagttcaTTACTGGCATTTCTCTAAATGTTAATATGCACATTCTATTCAGGCTTTCACATTACATAAAAGCCACCTTTAGAAATCTAGTGGAATACAGCACAGGTTCAGCATTCATTTCGGTGTTACTTGCTTCCAGAACACAACCAGCTTGCAAGCGTGGAATTTCTGCACTGACGGAGGCCCTGCAGGATGCTCTGCAAGGGGCTTTCATTTAGGAAAGCAGGTTGCAAAGCCTTGTACCCCCCCTTGCCTCTCCCCTCAACAGGAGAGGCTCTGAAACTGGTTTTCCCTTAAAGTAGGCCAGTTGTGGAGCCTCATTCCCCCCCACCAAGGATTGCCTGCTCCCCATAACAGCTGCGATCCTGCAAGATATAGGGGTGAGATTCCACTAGTGGCTTTCCTCAGCTACCCATCCCAGGGATCAGCTGCAATCCAGCAAGTTCTGGGTGATGCAACAGAAGCTGTTTCCTTAAAAGATAGCTGCTCAACAGTTGGGTTgaattggggtgtgtgggtgtgataCTGCGCAAAGAGCTTTCCCTTTGGATCACGCATACCCCAGCATTGATACCTCCGCTCATCAGCTGTAGAGCAGAGGTGGAATCCTGATTATTTTTACCTACCTTTCACACTGCATTACCTACTGgcttgaatgaaatttagtgcaaCGTGGTGGTATGTAGGGTGTATTTATCTTCCTCCTATAGATCTTGTTCTCTGTATGTGCTCCGTAGAAACTTCAGCAAAGCAGTTAAGCTCTTCAACACAAAACAGCTGTTCTTAGCAGAGTTGTTTTACTTGGCACACACATTCTATATACAGGCTACACAAAGGCGTttctctctctggtcccagagagggTTCTGTACTTCAAAGTCCTTTTGAACCAAAGTCCGCTAGCAAGTTCTAAGTTCAGTTGTTCGGAGACCTGAACAACTTGACTGAATTCTCTGAGTTCTGAAGTCTGGCAATTCTCCAACTTCTTCTCAGATGATCTCTTCAAAAAGTCTTCACACAAAAACACAGTTCCAGCAGATAGCCTTCAAGTCCTGCAATCTCTTACCTCGACTCTCACTGTGGACCCTCACTGTGTGCAGTAACCTGAGCCTTTTTATACACGAACTTACTTGCCAAATCTGTCCAGTAACATGCATGAGAGAGGAACCAGATTCAGCCAGGTGCATTGTGGGGCATGAGCCAGCATCACCAACTCATGTGAATTTAACTCAATAAACACTTTCCTTAACATACAGGTACTGCAGTGCGAGAAGAACATTAGGAAGTCAGGACAGAAGCACTAATGCAATACACACCCCTTTCGTGAATGCAGCCTAAgacatgtttttttttaacctttcttttttaaaaaacaaacaaacaagttttcCAATAGTGTTAATATAAAAATGGTAAGAACTCCTAAAAAGTTGCAAAATCCTTCTAATGTTGAATTGCACAAATGTTTGAGGTGTTATGAATAAAAATGGCATTTTATTCCTGCTTTCAACATGATTACTGTTCTTTTCATCATCAAATAAAAGAATATGTGAAAACCTATAAAGATGCAAATAATTCTGAAAAGCATATTATCTGTCTGTAAAGTCTCCAGTTGGCTGTAGTCATTCCATGGAAGTTGAGCCTCTTAAAAAAACCTCCAATCTTAACAAACTTTTCTACAAGCTCAACACAGCCACTCAGATATATTGGGAGAATGTGGTGATTTTTCATTATCTGTCCCCAAATACTTTGATGATTAAACTTGGGTATTCGTTTTCCTCCCCCACATTCCACCATAATAAAGAACTATGCTTGCAGTGCAAACTATTTCCAATGTATTTGTGTAAACACCTTCGAAGAGTAGCATAAAATAAACCCCTGTAAAAGCATTTTCAGTGGGAGTGAGgggcactcccccacccccagccatttTCCCCATAAGAAGAGAAACTGCCAGCAGCACCCCCCTGCTGCTTTCACCCCTTGTGAATGTTGGGGggcattcggcacagaaacatgtgtgtatacctttaagaagtttctgggattaattggctgcaggtggccgttgctataaaggaaaaaagctgagttttgtagcctgcctgcaggaataactcccaccagagtttgtgttaattgtttagtaataaagtcttcgttttagtttgggtttttacacctatgtctcctggagtcactctgttctctgccaccggctggaaatccccctccaacagtgAAAGCCCAGTGCAAAGGGAAAGAAGCCACTTGCCCCCCCCCGGGGTACTTGCCAGAGGGGGTAGGGTGCTCTGGTGAGCGACTGATCAACTGGTTTGTTCCTCTCCTTATTTGATGTGACTGCTGCTTTTGTATCCATCTTATATTTGTTTTCATTGAGGGGGATTTGAAAATACTGAGCCTGTTTCTCCTGCGATAGGACGGTAGGCTCATTTCAAGAATTAATGCTGTTTTATGTTACCAGGTTAAAATAAATATTCAAGGTGATGTTGTTGATCGTGGAAGCACTAATTTGGGAGTTAATCAGGCTGGCTTCACATTGCACTCGGCTATTTATGCAGCTCGACCTGACATTAAGTGCATCGTTCATATTCACACACCGGCAGGAGCGGCGGTAAGAAGTTCCTTCTTCCTCTAGCTGTGTAGTGGTGGGGAAATTTCATATAAAGTTCTGCACTGCACCAGTCCAGGAGGAGAAAGAACATGTGTGGTACTTATTCCCCAATCCAGAAAAGTAGGGGCATTGAGGGGTAGAAATtacaaagctttttaaaatagagaaaataaACCCTAAATGTATCTAAGAGAAATAAATTTTCATATTTAAAATTCTTTGCATTTACTCTGGAGATAAACTTGAAAGCAGTGTGTAGGAAGGACAAGACGGCATCACCCAGCATAGGACACTGTGTCTTCTTGGTCAGTCTTGGGTGGGAAGAACAGATTACCCTAATCTTCAACACAACAGCCTTCTAGGAAAAATTGACACATTTGCTTCATCCGATGGGGCCTTTGGAAGTTGTGTTCTGCAGAGCACTATGCACCCCAAAAGAATCTGTCTTAGAGGGTTAATGAAATTAGGGTTTACATCCTGGAATGCATTTGTTTTTGACATCCCTATGCTAGCTGTCCTCTTCTATTTGTTCTATTtgaggagagaaagggaaaatctataccaggggtggccaactcccaagagactgcgatctactcagagagttaaaaactggcactgatctacccccttttgggggattCAGGTCAAAGTtaagcttttttttaggaaggaggaaggcccatgtttggggggagccagtgatctaccagttggacatgcctgatctatacTAACTGCTAAATTTCTGTTATTCAGGAGGGCAGGTGTAGCTGCCCTGTATCTTACCAGCTTTCTGTAGGTCGGTAAATGGAGTTGTCTGCTTACATAATTAAGTGGAAcagagtctctctgtgtgttctgtCTACCACAGATATATTTTATTCCATTAGGACAATGGTGAGGAACCACTTTGGGGCATAGGGCCAGATCCAGAAGTGGCCAGCCCTTTGCAGGTCTCATTGGCAGGTGTATGTAGCTGCACAGCTAACATAGCAGGTGCACATGTAAGGTGTGGAACCTGATCCCTATCCAAATCAGCATGGCTTGAAATTGGTGCCCCTTTCTTGTAATGGACAAAGTTTTGACCTTATTTTATCTGAGGAACTAGCTCCTGTCTATTTCCTACTTCCTCTCCCTGCTTCACTGTGCGTGGGCCTGCAAAGTTTGCGGTATTTCTATTTCATCCCACTGGAGGTTCTTCAGTTTCATATTTTGCCTCCTTAGGTCAGGTTTTGTTCATTTTTAGAGTTTGTCTAAGGCAGGCATGGGGAACTTTGACACTTCTGATTTTGTTAACCATAACTCCCATCAATGCTAGTAAGTATGGCCAATAGCAAGgggtgattggagttgtagttcttcaacatctggagggccaaagattccccaaacCTGGTTTAGGGGTTGATGAGAGGAGTGCCTCTTCTGGCAGTGAAATTTGGAGACTGCCTTCCTAGCCCTGAAGGAGGGGCCTTTCTCCATACTGTCATCCTTCTGCcaagaatttctttttcttcataaatGTCTATTTATGAAACCTGTTGTCATATTCTTAGGTGTCAGCAATGAAAAGTGGTCTCTTGCCAATCTCTCCAGAGGCACTGTCCCTTGGGGAAGTAACCTATCATGATTACCATGGGATTCTAgtagatgaggaggagaaagtgttgATTCAGAAGAATCTGGGCCCCAAAAGCAAGGTCAGTGTCCAAACGTTATCTAAGGCGCAAAAGGCAAGCAGaaagtctgttttgtttttcttcttactTGTCAACACTTTTTTTCTTTATCTCCTCTCCAAGGTTCTCATACTCAGAAATCATGGCTTGGTATCAGTTGGAGAAAGCGTGGAAGAGGCTTTCTACTATATTCATAATTTGGTTGTTGCTTGTGAGATCCAAGTAAGCATGCtaaattgtttttttattttttaatctcattatgtatttatttatcttcaTCAGTTTTAAAAAACTCAGGCTGGTAATGCGTACAGCAGACAGTGTAATGAAAAGATTTATTTGCTGAAACTATATGGCAGGTTTTTATTTTAGCACTGTAAATGAATGGTAGTGTTGAATTAAATTTATTGGATTAGTAGTTTTATCtttaaaacccagccagatgtggcatattaataaaaaaatattatttctattattaaaTGGCACTTTGATTAGAGACATTGTAATGAAACATTTAGCATAATTATTGATTGGACATTGAAATATGTTTGATTTATTCCTTATCACAGAAACTTTTATCTGTTTTGATTATTTTAAGGTACGTACTCTGGCCAGTGCAGGGGGGGCAGACAACTTAGTGCTCTTGGACCCTGGGAAATACAAGGCTAAGTCT
Coding sequences:
- the ADD1 gene encoding alpha-adducin isoform X6; amino-acid sequence: MNGESRAEVVTSPPPAAPHKERYFDRVDENNPEYLRERNMAPDLRQDFNMMEQKKRVSMILQSPAFCEELESMIQEQFKKGKNPTGLLALQQIADFMTTNVPNVYPAAPHGGMAALNMSLGMVTPVNDLRGSDSIAYDKGEKLLRCKLAAFYRLADLFGWSQLIYNHITVRVNSEQEHFLIVPFGLLYSEVTASSLVKINIQGDVVDRGSTNLGVNQAGFTLHSAIYAARPDIKCIVHIHTPAGAAVSAMKSGLLPISPEALSLGEVTYHDYHGILVDEEEKVLIQKNLGPKSKVLILRNHGLVSVGESVEEAFYYIHNLVVACEIQVRTLASAGGADNLVLLDPGKYKAKSRGQEPLAGEGTASYPKWQTGEQEFEALMRMLDNLGYRTGYPYRCPALREKSKKYSDVEIPASVTGYSFASDGDSGTCSPLRHSFQKQQREKTRWLNSGRGDDASEEGQNGGSPKSKTKVWTNITHDHVKPLLQSLSSGVCVPSCITNCLWTKEDGHRTATSAVQNLFVPLNTNPKEVQEMRNKIREQNLQDIKTAGPQSQVLSGVVVDRSLVQGELVTASKAIIEKEYQPRVIVSTTGPNPFNKFTDQELEEYRREVERKQRQSEDSDDARQQRERSSMEHPAACTPPSTPVKLEEGGGYAKEYLLP
- the ADD1 gene encoding alpha-adducin isoform X7 gives rise to the protein MNGESRAEVVTSPPPAAPHKERYFDRVDENNPEYLRERNMAPDLRQDFNMMEQKKRVSMILQSPAFCEELESMIQEQFKKGKNPTGLLALQQIADFMTTNVPNVYPAAPHGGMAALNMSLGMVTPVNDLRGSDSIAYDKGEKLLRCKLAAFYRLADLFGWSQLIYNHITVRVNSEQEHFLIVPFGLLYSEVTASSLVKINIQGDVVDRGSTNLGVNQAGFTLHSAIYAARPDIKCIVHIHTPAGAAVSAMKSGLLPISPEALSLGEVTYHDYHGILVDEEEKVLIQKNLGPKSKVLILRNHGLVSVGESVEEAFYYIHNLVVACEIQVRTLASAGGADNLVLLDPGKYKAKSRGQEPLAGEGTASYPKWQTGEQEFEALMRMLDNLGYRTGYPYRCPALREKSKKYSDVEIPASVTGYSFASDGDSGTCSPLRHSFQKQQREKTRWLNSGRGDDASEEGQNGGSPKSKTKWTKEDGHRTATSAVQNLFVPLNTNPKEVQEMRNKIREQNLQDIKTAGPQSQVLSGVVVDRSLVQGELVTASKAIIEKEYQPRVIVSTTGPNPFNKFTDQELEEYRREVERKQRQSEDSDDARQQRERSSMEHPAACTPPSTPVKLEEGGGYAKEYLLP
- the ADD1 gene encoding alpha-adducin isoform X4; its protein translation is MNGESRAEVVTSPPPAAPHKERYFDRVDENNPEYLRERNMAPDLRQDFNMMEQKKRVSMILQSPAFCEELESMIQEQFKKGKNPTGLLALQQIADFMTTNVPNVYPAAPHGGMAALNMSLGMVTPVNDLRGSDSIAYDKGEKLLRCKLAAFYRLADLFGWSQLIYNHITVRVNSEQEHFLIVPFGLLYSEVTASSLVKINIQGDVVDRGSTNLGVNQAGFTLHSAIYAARPDIKCIVHIHTPAGAAVSAMKSGLLPISPEALSLGEVTYHDYHGILVDEEEKVLIQKNLGPKSKVLILRNHGLVSVGESVEEAFYYIHNLVVACEIQVRTLASAGGADNLVLLDPGKYKAKSRGQEPLAGEGTASYPKWQTGEQEFEALMRMLDNLGYRTGYPYRCPALREKSKKYSDVEIPASVTGYSFASDGDSGTCSPLRHSFQKQQREKTRWLNSGRGDDASEEGQNGGSPKSKTKVWTNITHDHVKPLLQSLSSGVCVPSCITNCLWTKEDGHRTATSAVQNLFVPLNTNPKEVQEMRNKIREQNLQDIKTAGPQSQVLSGVVVDRSLVQDAPLSDCTETIEGLDPTEQAFNPAKSVSVRKGELVTASKAIIEKEYQPRVIVSTTGPNPFNKFTDQELEEYRREVERKQRQSEDSDDARQQRERSSMEHPAACTPPSTPVKLEEGGGYAKEYLLP
- the ADD1 gene encoding alpha-adducin isoform X5, with the translated sequence MNGESRAEVVTSPPPAAPHKERYFDRVDENNPEYLRERNMAPDLRQDFNMMEQKKRVSMILQSPAFCEELESMIQEQFKKGKNPTGLLALQQIADFMTTNVPNVYPAAPHGGMAALNMSLGMVTPVNDLRGSDSIAYDKGEKLLRCKLAAFYRLADLFGWSQLIYNHITVRVNSEQEHFLIVPFGLLYSEVTASSLVKINIQGDVVDRGSTNLGVNQAGFTLHSAIYAARPDIKCIVHIHTPAGAAVSAMKSGLLPISPEALSLGEVTYHDYHGILVDEEEKVLIQKNLGPKSKVLILRNHGLVSVGESVEEAFYYIHNLVVACEIQVRTLASAGGADNLVLLDPGKYKAKSRGQEPLAGEGTASYPKWQTGEQEFEALMRMLDNLGYRTGYPYRCPALREKSKKYSDVEIPASVTGYSFASDGDSGTCSPLRHSFQKQQREKTRWLNSGRGDDASEEGQNGGSPKSKTKWTKEDGHRTATSAVQNLFVPLNTNPKEVQEMRNKIREQNLQDIKTAGPQSQVLSGVVVDRSLVQDAPLSDCTETIEGLDPTEQAFNPAKSVSVRKGELVTASKAIIEKEYQPRVIVSTTGPNPFNKFTDQELEEYRREVERKQRQSEDSDDARQQRERSSMEHPAACTPPSTPVKLEEGGGYAKEYLLP